Proteins encoded together in one Miscanthus floridulus cultivar M001 chromosome 16, ASM1932011v1, whole genome shotgun sequence window:
- the LOC136510627 gene encoding uncharacterized protein, with product MIHRNAQATNALQSALSPEEYNKVIGLEIAKEIWDTLHLAHEGVSKVKKSKIDLLMAQLNRFVIKDGEGPQEMFDRLMVIVGKIRGLGRDELNDHHVVKVMLEAFAPRNPTLVTLIREKKRFEEFTPSDVLERILTHELMEMEIQQRKKFGELEAKMENLKVKEVALKANKSNKAFTSSKPPRSRSSKVEKVDSSSDSSDDEDDEVSFSEIGDVALFMRKYKKGLKREGYKFVKRRFPNKQKRKCYNYGSMVHFIADCPYENKEDKKDKKKKHYNKDDKTQHKKKNYLGQAHIGHEWDSNDDSSSEEETKKVSTIAIKKHSCSPKVFTNLTNNEERSTLFCLMGKGEKVKPNSEPKPSSPSSDESDIDSSDESSDDEVNKLVSKMDKKSKNFIAKVVDELERTQATLAKQEKLYVSCKKALASERSEVETLHSEIDQAESVIATLKDDLNTLQEKDNDIKTRNEKLKEQFSILWDKTSHPTKASEISNASTSKGCDRCYNVDLEACATNLANMEAMKKEIARLNNIIASGCMDDASKKPKFIQERHPFIKDGLSHKKGGKIGERKMVNGVSCIRFEKKETIREV from the coding sequence ATGATACATCGCAATGCTCAAGCTACTAATGCTCTTCAAAGTGCATTAAGCCCAGAAGAGTACAACAAAGTGATTGGTTTGGAGATTGCTAAGGAGATTTGGGACACCCTTCACCTTGCACATGAAGGAGTTAGTAAGGTAAAGAAGTCCAAGATTGATCTATTGATGGCTCAACTCAATAGGTTTGTTATCAAGGATGGAGAAGGTcctcaagagatgtttgatagattgatggtGATAgttggcaagattagaggcttagGTAGGGATGAATTGAATGATCATCATGTTGTAAAAGTGATGTTGGAAGCATTTGCACCAAGAAACCCAACTCTTGTGACATTGATTAGAGAGAAGAAGAGGTTTGAAGAGTTCACCCCTAGTGATGTCCTTGAAAGAATACTCactcatgagctcatggagatggagatacaACAAAGGAAGAAGTTTGGAGAGCTAGAAGCAAAGATGGAGAACTTGAAGGTCAAGGAGGTAGCTCTCAAGGCAAACAAATCAAACAAGGCCTTCACCTCGAGCAAGCCAccaagatcaagatcaagcaAGGTTGAGAAGGTTGATTCAtcaagtgactcaagtgatgatgaagatgatgaagtatCTTTCAGTGAGATTGGTGATGTTgctttgttcatgaggaaataCAAGAAGGGGTTGAAAAGAGAAGGGTACAAGTTTGTGAAGAGGAGATTTCCCAACAAGCAAAAGAGAAAATGCTATAATTATGGGAGCATGGTgcatttcattgccgattgtcctTATGAGAACAAAGAGGacaagaaagacaagaagaagaagcactATAATAAAGATGACAAGACCCAACACAAGAAGAAGAACTATTTGGGTCAAGCTCATATTGGTCATGAATGGGATTCAAAcgatgatagctcaagtgaagaagaaacaaagaaagttTCAACCATTGCTATCAAGAAGCATTCTTGTTCACCAAAGGTCTTCACCAACTTGACTAATAATGAGGAGAGATCTACACTCTTTTGTCTCATGGGCAAAGGAGAAAAGGTAAAACCAAACTCTGAGCCTAAACCCTCTTCTCCATCTAGTGATGAATCCGACATAGACTCtagtgatgaatctagtgatgatgaaGTAAACAAATTGGTAAGTAAAATGGATAAAAAATCTAAGAACTTCATAGCCAAGGTGGTAGATGAATTAGAGAGAACTCAAGCTACTCTTGCCAAACAAGAGAAACTCTATGTTAGTTGCAAGAAAGCTCTTGCatcggaaagaagtgaggttgaaACTTTACATTCAGAAATTGACCAAGCGGAAAGTGTCATAGCTACCCTAAAGGATGACCTAAATACTCTTCAAGAAAAGGATAATGACATCAAGACAAgaaatgagaagcttaaagagcaattTAGCATTCTTTGGGATAAAACCTCACATCCTACGAAGGCAAGTGAGATCTCTAATGCATCTACTAGCAAGGGTTGTGATAGATGCTACAATGTTGATTTAGAAGCTTGTGCTACTAACCTTGCTAATATGGAAGCtatgaagaaggaaattgcaaGACTCAACAATATCATAGCTAGTGGGTGCATGGATGATGCAAGCAAGAAGCCCAAGTTCATTCAAGAAAGACATCCTTTTATCAAGGATGGTCTTAGCCACAAGAAGGGTGGCAAGATCGGTGAAAGGAAGATGGTGAATGGAGTGTCTTGCATCAGGTTTGAGAAGAAGGAGACCATTAGAGAGGTGTAG